DNA sequence from the Mesotoga sp. UBA6090 genome:
TAAGGGTTTTGTAGTATTCGTAGATCTCCCAATTCCATTTCTCCTCATCCCAAAGCATGGGAGCCCTGTTTTCAGGATCTTTTCCGCCCTTCATTCCAACTTCATCTCCGTAGTAGATTACAGGGCTGCCGATGAAGGTCATCTGAATCGCCACTGCTATCTTCAGAAGATCAACCTGATTGAAGGCAAGGGTAAGAATTCTCTCGGTATCGTGACTGTCAAGAATGTTCCAGAGAGAATGCAGCGTCTGAGGCGGATAAGCGTTCAGATACAGATTAGTCATAGCTGCGAACTTTGCAGCAGAGTTTCCCGCTCTGAATACATACTCGATCACAGCTTCCTTGAAAGGATAATTCATCGCCGAATCGAAGGTCTTACCCCTCAGAAGCGACCTTGCATCGCCCCAGAACTCTGCGACAAGTATCATGTCCCTTCCGAGGCTCTTCACGAGTGGTCTGAAAAAACCGCTCCAGAAGAGAGGATCGACTTCCGTAGCGACATCTAGGCGCCAGCCACCAATTCCTTCAAGATCGTACTTGCGTACAAGTTTTTCCACGTAAGCCTGCCAGCCTTCGTTGAGGCTGTTTATCTTAGGCATATATGCGTAGCCGTTCCATCCCACATATGTCATTGCCCTATCCTGGATCTTCCTTATTGGAAAGCGTTTGACAAAATACCAGTCCTTGTAGGGGGAAGCCTCCTCTCTTTCAAGGAGATCTTTGAAGGCGAAGAAGTCGTAACCGGTATGATTGAAGACTCCATCGAGAATCAATCTGATACCAGAATCTTCTGCCAGTGAAATGAGCTCCTCGAAAACATAGTCGTCGCCGAAATTGTCATCGATCTTCAGGTAGTCTTCAGTATCGTACTTGTGGCTTGAAGGGCTTTCGAAAATGGGATTCAGATAGATGGAGTCTACCCCCAGTTCAAGAATGTGATCGAAGTGATCGATGATTCCTTTGAGGTCTCCACCAAAAAAACCATCACCCCCGAGGTTCGCATGGGCGGGGTTTATATCCCAGGACTGGGTTCCGTCAGGGTCGTTAGTGGGATCTCCATTTGCGAATCTCTCGGGAAATATCTGATAGTAGAGCGCCCCTCTAGACCATTCAGGTAGTTCGAAATACGAGATAGGAAGTCTCTCTTTGGAAAAACTGAAGAAAGCACGAGGCTCTCGACAGAGTCCAAGAGAATCTAGGATGAGGAAGTCCTTTCCTGCCCCAATCTCAAAGTAGTATTCAAGGATTTCCACCTCGATTCTTTCACTTCGATAAAAGCTTTGGTTGCCGAAATCACGGAGATACTCGAGTGAGTACTCTTTGTCATCGATTACCAGCTGCACTTCATAAGTGTTCCCTGAAGGCAGTGAGACAGCGAAGTAGAACTCCTTTTCATTTATCGGGTTGAAATAATCCCTGTTTCCAAAATCATGTATGACTGAATTCTGAAGCTCCCCGAAGTCCTCAACGAACAGAAGAAAGAGTCCGCTTTCACCTTCGCTTTGATTGCCGCGATCGTTTTCAGCTGTGAGAGTGGATTCTTCCGTAGAGAAATAATAGTGGTACAAGCCCGGTTCAAGAGTTGTTTCGGCTCTCCACCAGCCGTTTTCGAGCCGTGACATTTCCAGCTCAGATGATTTCTCAAGAATTACTACCGAAGGCGTAGAGTCCGATGTGGTAATAAATGAAACTCCATGAGTCATCACTATTGCTGAGATGAATATCAAGACCATTATTCTCTTCATCATTTCAAATCCTCCTTGATTCTTCTCCTGGTCAAGGCGTTTGCACCCCAAACTCCGAAGAGAATGAGAGCTACTCCAAGAATCTGAATTGAACCAAACCTTTCGCCCCTGAAGATAACTCCGGCCAGAAGAGACACAACAGTTGACAGGTAAACAAATACAGTTGAACGCGAAGCTTGGAGTTTGGACAGCATGAAGTTGATCAGAAAGAAGGCTCCAACCGACGATAATGTACCGAGGTAAAGAGCAGCAATGGCGACACGAGGCTGAACGATTCCGCTGACATAGAACAAAAACTCTCCTCTCGACAAAGACAGTATAACTGCAATCACGGTGAAAGAGATGAAGCCCATCGTCATCATATGATATGTGATCTCCCATGATCTGAACCTGACCGAGGCTTTTCGCGAGAGAATGTTATAGAAGGCTGCCGAGATTGCGCTGCCTATTAGAATGACCGGCCCCAGGGGACTGCTTCCTGCGGAAATCCCCTTTCCGGCGGTGATCAAAGTTATGCCGAACAGCGCAGTCAAGACCGAGATTATCTGTGGAGCGGCAAGTCTCTCCTTAAGAAATATCCTGGCGAAGATCAGGACGAAGACAGGAATTGTCGAAAGGAGAATTCCAGCTTCCGATGAAGTGGACAAAGAGACCCCAACATTTTCGAAGATGAAGTACATGACTGGCTGAACAAGGCTGAGAAGAAGCAGGTCTTTGAAAACTGCTCTGTAGGGCCTTATTTTGATGATACCAAACAATCTAAACAATGAAATAGTCAGAAAGGCAACAGAAAACCTGTACGAAAGAAAGTACATGGGATTTGTGTATTCAAGTGCGTTCTTCGTGAATAGAAAGGAAAGACCAAAGATAACTGAAGAACCGATTCCTGCAGAATATGCCAAGAGCCTGTCTCTTTCTATCTCTGCCATAAAGCACCTCAACCAATAATAGCACTGCGATGAAGTAACCGGCAACCTTAGGGCTTTGTCGCCTTTGCATAGTCTATAATAGTAGTGATCTCCTTTTCAAGAAGGCGGTGTTGTTTTGCTCAGAAGGCATATTCTGTTTTTTGTTCTGCTGATTTCGGTAATCGTAAATGGATACTCATTCAGAGATCTGGACTGGTTGAAGCATGAATCAGAGCACTTTGTTTATATATACCATAACGAAGTGGCCGGCTCGGTTTCCCAAATTGAAGAGATTGCAGAAAACACCTTTCTTGGCTTAAGCGATTTTTTCGGGAACCCTTTCAGTGACAAAATCTCCA
Encoded proteins:
- a CDS encoding glycoside hydrolase family 13 protein, encoding MMKRIMVLIFISAIVMTHGVSFITTSDSTPSVVILEKSSELEMSRLENGWWRAETTLEPGLYHYYFSTEESTLTAENDRGNQSEGESGLFLLFVEDFGELQNSVIHDFGNRDYFNPINEKEFYFAVSLPSGNTYEVQLVIDDKEYSLEYLRDFGNQSFYRSERIEVEILEYYFEIGAGKDFLILDSLGLCREPRAFFSFSKERLPISYFELPEWSRGALYYQIFPERFANGDPTNDPDGTQSWDINPAHANLGGDGFFGGDLKGIIDHFDHILELGVDSIYLNPIFESPSSHKYDTEDYLKIDDNFGDDYVFEELISLAEDSGIRLILDGVFNHTGYDFFAFKDLLEREEASPYKDWYFVKRFPIRKIQDRAMTYVGWNGYAYMPKINSLNEGWQAYVEKLVRKYDLEGIGGWRLDVATEVDPLFWSGFFRPLVKSLGRDMILVAEFWGDARSLLRGKTFDSAMNYPFKEAVIEYVFRAGNSAAKFAAMTNLYLNAYPPQTLHSLWNILDSHDTERILTLAFNQVDLLKIAVAIQMTFIGSPVIYYGDEVGMKGGKDPENRAPMLWDEEKWNWEIYEYYKTLIDLRRAHESIRDGEYEVLTAEGPVFSFRRWKDSDEVIVAINPSRENAFFNPQFEGEFCEYLSGRSISFYEDTAEIPPLTVWILVQED
- a CDS encoding DMT family transporter, encoding MAEIERDRLLAYSAGIGSSVIFGLSFLFTKNALEYTNPMYFLSYRFSVAFLTISLFRLFGIIKIRPYRAVFKDLLLLSLVQPVMYFIFENVGVSLSTSSEAGILLSTIPVFVLIFARIFLKERLAAPQIISVLTALFGITLITAGKGISAGSSPLGPVILIGSAISAAFYNILSRKASVRFRSWEITYHMMTMGFISFTVIAVILSLSRGEFLFYVSGIVQPRVAIAALYLGTLSSVGAFFLINFMLSKLQASRSTVFVYLSTVVSLLAGVIFRGERFGSIQILGVALILFGVWGANALTRRRIKEDLK